The sequence GTTTAAGCTCCGACAAGCTGCCCGTTAAATCCAGTGCAGGGTTTAGCGTGATGGTGACCACTTTGGTCGTTTTAGAAGTGCTCATGGATCTAGCCCTCACCTAAACCAGAAGCTATCGCTTTACCAATCGAGTCGAGCGCCTGCGAAGCATCGGCACCTTCTGCGGTAAACTGCAGGCTGTGGCCGTGTTTAACACCCAAGGCAATGACCTTCATCAGGCTCTTAGCGTTGACCGCTTTGCCTTCGCCATCTAAGTTTGCAACGCGAATCGTTGATTCAAATTTCTTCGCCTCTGCTACAAGCATGGCGCCAGGACGAGCATGCAGACCATGGGCATTTTTTATTTTGAAGATAGCTGTGTTGTCATTGTCTGCTTGTGTAGCCGTTGAGACTTCCTCTCCTTTAAGCATTGAGATGACTTGGTCTGTCGTTGCGCTCAATAGATCTTCTTGTTTGTTATTAAAGACGATCTTAGACAGCGCTTTTAACACAGGTTCATGCGCAGCATTACAAGCTGCAAATGCGATTAATCCGCGTACGTTATCACCGTCATATTCGCAATCATTTGCAGTAGAGACAAAAGCAACACCCGTGCGAGTGACTTGCTTATCACTCCCCACTAACCAAAGCCCTTTACCTAAATGAGTCGGCGCTTTTGTGACTAGGTCAGCCACGAACTCACTCTCAGCACACCCTGAGTTCTTCAGTAGCCCACCAGCAACTGCACTCATTTGAATCATGTCACTGGCAGGGAACTGCAACTGAACCAGAGCTGCATCGAGCTCTGCCTCTAGCTGTACGTCACCATGAAGCAATGCAATGATCTCTTCTTTCGTCTTCGCAGTGCGCAGGCGTTGCTCTACGCCATCAGCGCTGAGTACTTTTGTTAACTGTTTGAGAATACCCAAATGCTCATCGGATTTTGCAGCGATACCTATCGCAACAAATACCGTATTGCCATCTCCCCAATCCACGCCTTGTGGAAAATGGTGAACGGCAACACCCGTAGTTTTAACCATATTGCGCGTATCCGTCGTACCGTGTGGAATCGCAATACCATTGCCAAGAAAGGTCGAATTCTGATTTTCTCGATTCAGCATTCCTTCCACATATCCTTCCTCAACCAAATCTCGGTCGGACAAGGACTTCGCAATGCTCTTAATCGCGGCAAATTTGTCTTGCGCTACCTGTGAAAGCGTAATGTCGTTGTTGTTTAGCTTAAGCATGGGCTCTCCAACATAGGTTATCTGTCGATATAGATAGCACCATTTTTGCTATCTATTTTCTTGCTTTACTGATTGGCTAAATCGATTCAGCAAAGTTTTAAATAAAAAGGTTCACACCCTAATCAAAGGGTTCAGCAAAACTCCTCGCTCCAAAGTAAACTCATTGCTGGACAACACGCTGATTTAGGTGAGCCAGCTCTAGTTTCAAGCTTTGCTGAATCCTTTCAGCTTTTATACTGAATCGTTTCAGCCTATAATTCAACTCATCTAAGGATCGCATTCTGATAATTATGATCCTGCGCACACAACAAGGCTTAATCGATGACACTAGATGAGATAGCAAAACTGGCTGGCGTATCAAAAACCACGGCAAGTTACGTGATTAATGGCAAAGCTCAGAAATACCGCATTAGCGAGAAAACGCAACGTAAAGTAATGAGTGTCGTGGAGGAGTATAACTACAGGCCAGATGCTGCAGCTTCTTCATTGCGCGCCGGTAACTCACGCTCATTTGGCTTGATCATTCCCGATCTAGAGAACACCAGTTACGCGCGTCTGGCTAACCTATTAGAACAAAACTCTCGTAAAGCAGGTTATCAAATCTTGATTGGCTGCTCGGATGATGATCCTCAAACTGAGAAAAAAGTGGCAGAAGCCCTTATTAGCCGTCGCATTGACGCCCTGTTCGTTGCCAGCAGTATGCCGGATGCCAGCGACTATTATCTTAAACTACAACAATCTGGTACGCCGATCATCGCACTAGACCGCCCTCTTGATGATGAACATTTCAGTTGTGTCGTCAGTGAAGACTTCGATAGTGCTTATGAGTTAACGACATCGATTCTGAGTGACCAAATTCAGCAAGTGGGGTTGATTGGAGCGCTACCTGAATTACGGGTCTCAAAAGAGCGTGAACAGGGTTGTCAATCCGTCTGTCACAAAAGCCAGATTGAGGTACAAGTGGGTTATGGAGAACACTTCTCGAGAGAAGAAGGTAAGCGCATTTTAAACCAGTGGGTGACACAAGATAAGGTACCCAACGCCATCATTACCACTTCATATACCCTACTCGAAGGGGTATTGGACGTCATGTTGGAACACCCTCGCTTAATGGACAAGGTAAAACTCGCCACCTTTGGTGACAATCGCTTACTCGATTTTTTGCCGTTTAAAGTCAATTCCCTACCACAACAGTTTGAGCTGATCGCCGACAGTGCCATGGCATTGGCGTTAAATGCATCGGCAAAGCGCTATGAGGCGGGGGTGGAGTTGATTGCCAGGAAAATCATCATTAGATCTTAAGCTTGACGCAGCACCCAAATATCTACGATTTAATGCCGGGGTAGTAATACCTCGGCTTTTTTACGATTTTGCCACAACTAGGTTAAAGACATCGGCAATGATTCATAAGCACCTTTAGTTCTTTGCCTAAGGACAAAGCGCTCCCTCCTTTGGCCTATATTAAGCCAGCCGAACTATCAAGTTTTCTCTAGTCAACCCACGTCCCTTCTATAGCGACTGACTTATCCTCCAAAGTTGTCACTTATTGAACAGCAAAACTGGTTAATCCCATTTATTCACCTAGTCTCTGTTTAAGTTGGCTAAACAAGGATGCTTGGAATGCAATTAAAATCAGGACTAATCGCGTTAGCGTGTATGTCATTTCCAACAACGCTGCTCGCTCAAGATGCTTCAAACAAACATTGGCAACATAGTATCGAACTTTATGGTCTATTACTGAATATTAGTGGTGATACGCAAGTCGGTGCTGCCAGCCTAGAAGTGGATGTTGACCCGGACTTTATATTAGATCATCTCGAAATGACGGCAATGCTTCGTTTAGAGGGCATTTATCGGAACCAGTGGGGCTACTACATCGACTACAGCTTCATGAAATTAGGAGGAGATAAAACTTCAGTTACGGATGCAAACCTTGGTTTACTCTATGCCGATGTTGATATTCGACAAGGTGTTTTAGAAGCCAAAGGGTTTAAGCGCTACTCCTACGATTTTGGCAAGATTGATTATATGTTCGGTATACGTTGGTGGGACAACGACATCGATCTAGAACTAAAAGGACAAGGCGGCAACATTAACCTGTCTCCAAGTATCAAAGAAGACTGGGTGGATTACGTGGTTGGCGTCAGATGGATAACTGACTTGACCGATGATTGGGTGTATCACTTGAGTGGAGATGTAGGGTTAGGAAAAGACACGAGATTCACCAGCTCTATTCAAACGGGTTTCCGTTATCGATTTAATGATTGGGCAGACGTTAATCTAGCGTATAAATCGACCTGGGTTGATTACGATAATGAAAGCAACTTTGCTTATGACACCGCCTCTTATGGACTGTTGATTGGTTTAGGACTGTATTTCTAATCACTTGCAGAGTGACGCTGATACAAAAATGGGCACTGTAATGTGCCCATTTGTAAGATTTGAGTCTATTTCGCGACTTTAGAAATTAGCCGTCATACCGATGTACCATGTACGTGGATCAACACTGTAACCGCGTTGTGTAATTTCAATATCGTCAAATTGTTCATCGGTTAGGTTGCGAACACCCGCACGTAAACGCCAGTCGTAGTTGAAGTGGTAATTCAGACCCAGGTCAACCGTTGCTACTGACGGACGAGTAATATCATCACTGACATCCACAACCGTTTTACCGATGTAATTAACACGAGCAAATGTATCTAGCCAATCTGTAGCAAACCACGTTACTCGTACATTGGCTTCATGCTCCGGGCGATCTTCTAGAACTTCACCGGTTTCTTTGTTTTCAGTGTCGAGGTAAGTGTATGCACCATTTAGTCGAATAGAATCAGCAACATCGAAGTGACCACTCAGTTCCACACCCTGAGTCATTGCTTCATTGATGTTCCAATATGTATGAATAGGACGACCATCTGGCGCCTCACCAACTTCACTACCTTCGGAAACATCACGTTCAATAAGGTTTTTAATATCATTCCGGAACAGTCCTGCTTCAATACCCCAAGTAGATTCATTGTAGATAGCAGAAACTTCGTAGCTCACACTCGTTTCTGGGTCTAAGTTAGGGTTACCTTGCAACTGACAAGAACCCTTACAGCTATTTATAATATTCTCTTCAGAAGTTTGCAGAAGCGTTGGGGCATTAAATGCAGAGCCTACTCCACCTTTCAATGTCAGCTTGTCTGATACCGTGTTAACTAAGTATGCACGTGGACTCCAGTGGCTACCGTAAGCATCATGAAAATCCAATCGAGTACCGTAAGTTAGTGTGTAAGAGTCGCTCAACTCCCACTGGTCTTGAATAAACAGTGCTTGCTGATGGGCATCAGCTTTACCCGTCTCAGTTAAGCTCTCAAGGTTAATCAGTTCAGCGTAATTCCATTCACCACCAAAAGTCAGAATATGGTTACCCACATAAGTTGTCGCATGGCCGTAAACTTGCTGATTAACTTCTTCAATATCACTCACGATATTGTTGTCATCCTCAGCTGCATCTTCACTGGTTACAGCGTCACGATTGTAGCTAAGCTGAACCTCACCCCACGCGAAACTACCATTATAGGTCAGTGCCTGCATGTCACGTTTGATTGTTGCTTCTGATTCAGTCAAGCCTGATGTCGACTCAATCACACCTTCACGTTGGTCATCGTTAAATGCAAAGTCGAAGGCTAGATCATGATTCTCATTAATATACCAAACTAGGCCACCGCTAAGAGACAAAGTATCACGCTCTTCTAAAGTAGTTGCATCAGCACGATCATACTCATTACCACTGCTATTCTCCGCCATACCACTAAATGCATGGTAAGCATCACGACCACTCTTGTTCATTGCTAAAGACAAGAACAGTTCATCATCAATCAGTGCACCAGATGTGTTAAAGCCAAGAGTAAACTCACCGCCATTATCGGCATCGCGAATGCTGTAGTCACCACTCACTTGTGAGCGCCATTCATTCGTTGGCTGCTTAGTGATCACATTGATAACACCACCCAGTGCTTCCGAGCCGTACAAAGCAGACATAGGACCACGAATAACTTCGATACGTTCAATGCTCTCTTTTGGAATCGTAGCCAAATCAAAATCGTTACCACGGAAGATTGCGTTTGAAGAGCTCAGTTTACGACCATTAACTAGGATCATAGTGAACTTAGAGTCCATACCGCGAATAGAGATCATCTCACGACCAGCACGACCACCATCCATCTGGCTTTGAACACCAGCGACGTTTCTTACCAAATCATTCAGAGCCAACCCCGGTTCAGATAAAATGTCATCTTCGGTAATGACTGAAATAGAAGCAGGA comes from Vibrio astriarenae and encodes:
- a CDS encoding TonB-dependent receptor domain-containing protein; amino-acid sequence: MESRTSFIKKPLALVIASTLSVSAFADEEQQQFDEQMVVTATRTETTIAQAPASISVITEDDILSEPGLALNDLVRNVAGVQSQMDGGRAGREMISIRGMDSKFTMILVNGRKLSSSNAIFRGNDFDLATIPKESIERIEVIRGPMSALYGSEALGGVINVITKQPTNEWRSQVSGDYSIRDADNGGEFTLGFNTSGALIDDELFLSLAMNKSGRDAYHAFSGMAENSSGNEYDRADATTLEERDTLSLSGGLVWYINENHDLAFDFAFNDDQREGVIESTSGLTESEATIKRDMQALTYNGSFAWGEVQLSYNRDAVTSEDAAEDDNNIVSDIEEVNQQVYGHATTYVGNHILTFGGEWNYAELINLESLTETGKADAHQQALFIQDQWELSDSYTLTYGTRLDFHDAYGSHWSPRAYLVNTVSDKLTLKGGVGSAFNAPTLLQTSEENIINSCKGSCQLQGNPNLDPETSVSYEVSAIYNESTWGIEAGLFRNDIKNLIERDVSEGSEVGEAPDGRPIHTYWNINEAMTQGVELSGHFDVADSIRLNGAYTYLDTENKETGEVLEDRPEHEANVRVTWFATDWLDTFARVNYIGKTVVDVSDDITRPSVATVDLGLNYHFNYDWRLRAGVRNLTDEQFDDIEITQRGYSVDPRTWYIGMTANF
- the cra gene encoding catabolite repressor/activator, whose product is MTLDEIAKLAGVSKTTASYVINGKAQKYRISEKTQRKVMSVVEEYNYRPDAAASSLRAGNSRSFGLIIPDLENTSYARLANLLEQNSRKAGYQILIGCSDDDPQTEKKVAEALISRRIDALFVASSMPDASDYYLKLQQSGTPIIALDRPLDDEHFSCVVSEDFDSAYELTTSILSDQIQQVGLIGALPELRVSKEREQGCQSVCHKSQIEVQVGYGEHFSREEGKRILNQWVTQDKVPNAIITTSYTLLEGVLDVMLEHPRLMDKVKLATFGDNRLLDFLPFKVNSLPQQFELIADSAMALALNASAKRYEAGVELIARKIIIRS
- the fruB gene encoding fused PTS fructose transporter subunit IIA/HPr protein — protein: MLKLNNNDITLSQVAQDKFAAIKSIAKSLSDRDLVEEGYVEGMLNRENQNSTFLGNGIAIPHGTTDTRNMVKTTGVAVHHFPQGVDWGDGNTVFVAIGIAAKSDEHLGILKQLTKVLSADGVEQRLRTAKTKEEIIALLHGDVQLEAELDAALVQLQFPASDMIQMSAVAGGLLKNSGCAESEFVADLVTKAPTHLGKGLWLVGSDKQVTRTGVAFVSTANDCEYDGDNVRGLIAFAACNAAHEPVLKALSKIVFNNKQEDLLSATTDQVISMLKGEEVSTATQADNDNTAIFKIKNAHGLHARPGAMLVAEAKKFESTIRVANLDGEGKAVNAKSLMKVIALGVKHGHSLQFTAEGADASQALDSIGKAIASGLGEG